The following proteins are encoded in a genomic region of Haloarcula salinisoli:
- a CDS encoding NADP-dependent malic enzyme — MGLDEDALEYHSQDPPGKIEIATTKPTNTQRDLSLAYSPGVAAPCEEIATDSEKAFRYTAKGNLVGVVSDGTAVLGLGDIGPEASKPVMEGKGVLFKRFADIDVFDIELDTDEDVDVMVNAIKAMEPTFGGINLEDIAAPECFEVERRLRETMDIPVFHDDQHGTAIISGAALVNAADIAGKDLSDLDIVFSGAGASAIATAEFYVSLGAKRENITMCDSSGVITADRADQEDLNEFKSAFARDVPEGDLADAMDGADVFVGLSVGGIVDEAMVQSMAADPIIFAMANPDPEIDYETAKHARDDTVIMATGRSDYPNQVNNVLGFPFIFRGALDVRATEINEAMKVAAAEALAELARKDVPDAVVKAYGDQPLQFGPEYIIPKPLDPRVLFEVTPAVAQAAMDSGCARTELDTDAYVEQLEARLGKSREMMRVVLNKAKSDPKRVVLGEGDDEKMIRAAYQLVEQGIAEPVLLGDAEKIEATRRRFGLEFDPVVVDPETADIDAYADRLYELRQRKGVTRREAAELCRNGNYLGSVMVEMGDADAMLTGLTHHYPRALRPPLQVIGTAEDADYAAGVYMLTFKNQVVFCADTTVNQNPDADVLAEVTRHTADLARRFNVEPRAAMLSYSNFGSVDNAGTQKPRDAVADLQADDRVDFPVDGEMQADTAVVEDILTGTYEFSELDDPANVLVFPNLEAGNIGYKLLQRLGGAEAIGPMLVGMDKPVHVLQRGDEVKDIVNLAGVAVVDAQQD; from the coding sequence ATGGGACTCGACGAGGACGCACTGGAGTATCACAGCCAGGACCCGCCCGGGAAGATAGAGATAGCGACGACCAAACCGACCAACACCCAGCGGGACCTCTCGCTGGCGTACTCGCCCGGCGTGGCCGCCCCCTGCGAGGAGATCGCCACCGACAGCGAGAAGGCATTCCGGTACACCGCCAAGGGGAATCTCGTCGGCGTGGTCTCCGACGGGACGGCCGTGCTCGGGCTCGGTGACATCGGCCCGGAAGCGTCGAAGCCGGTGATGGAGGGCAAGGGCGTGCTGTTCAAGCGCTTCGCCGACATCGACGTCTTCGACATCGAACTCGACACCGACGAAGACGTGGACGTGATGGTCAACGCCATCAAGGCGATGGAGCCGACCTTCGGCGGCATCAATCTCGAAGATATCGCCGCGCCGGAGTGTTTCGAGGTGGAGCGCCGGCTCCGGGAGACGATGGACATCCCCGTGTTCCACGACGACCAGCACGGTACCGCCATCATCTCCGGGGCGGCCCTGGTCAACGCCGCCGACATCGCGGGCAAGGACCTTTCCGACCTCGATATCGTCTTCTCCGGCGCGGGCGCCAGCGCTATCGCGACGGCGGAGTTCTACGTCTCGCTGGGCGCAAAGCGGGAGAACATCACGATGTGTGACTCCTCGGGTGTCATCACGGCCGACCGGGCCGACCAAGAAGACCTCAACGAGTTCAAATCGGCCTTCGCCCGCGACGTCCCGGAGGGCGACCTGGCCGACGCGATGGACGGTGCGGACGTGTTCGTCGGGCTCTCCGTCGGCGGCATCGTCGACGAGGCGATGGTCCAGTCGATGGCCGCGGACCCCATCATCTTCGCGATGGCCAATCCGGACCCCGAAATCGACTACGAGACGGCCAAACACGCCCGCGACGATACGGTCATCATGGCGACTGGCCGGTCGGACTACCCGAACCAGGTCAACAACGTGCTCGGGTTCCCCTTCATCTTCCGCGGTGCGCTTGACGTGCGCGCGACGGAGATCAACGAGGCGATGAAAGTCGCCGCCGCCGAAGCGCTGGCCGAGCTGGCGCGCAAGGACGTGCCCGACGCTGTCGTCAAGGCCTACGGCGACCAGCCGCTGCAGTTCGGCCCCGAGTACATCATCCCGAAGCCGCTGGACCCGCGGGTCCTCTTCGAGGTGACCCCCGCCGTCGCACAGGCTGCGATGGACAGCGGCTGTGCACGCACGGAGCTCGACACCGACGCCTACGTCGAGCAGCTGGAGGCCCGGCTGGGGAAATCGCGCGAGATGATGCGCGTCGTCCTCAACAAGGCAAAGAGCGACCCCAAGCGCGTGGTGCTGGGCGAGGGCGACGACGAGAAGATGATCCGAGCCGCCTACCAGCTCGTCGAGCAGGGCATCGCCGAACCGGTCCTGCTGGGCGACGCAGAGAAGATTGAGGCGACCCGCCGTCGGTTCGGCCTGGAGTTCGACCCAGTCGTCGTGGACCCGGAGACGGCCGACATCGACGCCTACGCCGACCGGCTGTACGAACTGCGCCAGCGCAAGGGCGTCACCCGCCGCGAGGCCGCAGAGCTGTGTCGGAACGGGAACTACCTGGGCAGCGTCATGGTGGAGATGGGCGACGCCGACGCGATGCTGACGGGGCTGACCCACCACTACCCGCGGGCGCTGCGCCCGCCGCTGCAGGTCATCGGCACCGCCGAGGACGCCGACTACGCCGCCGGCGTCTACATGTTGACGTTCAAGAACCAGGTCGTCTTCTGTGCCGACACCACCGTCAACCAGAACCCCGACGCCGACGTGCTGGCGGAGGTGACCCGCCATACCGCCGACCTGGCCCGCCGGTTCAACGTCGAGCCCCGCGCCGCGATGCTCTCCTATTCGAACTTCGGCAGCGTCGACAACGCCGGCACCCAGAAGCCCCGGGATGCCGTCGCCGACTTGCAGGCCGACGACCGCGTCGACTTCCCCGTCGACGGGGAGATGCAGGCCGACACAGCCGTAGTCGAGGACATCCTCACGGGTACCTACGAGTTCTCCGAACTCGACGACCCCGCGAACGTGCTCGTCTTCCCGAACCTCGAAGCGGGCAACATCGGCTACAAACTCCTCCAGCGGCTGGGCGGCGCGGAGGCTATCGGCCCGATGCTCGTCGGAATGGACAAGCCGGTCCACGTCCTCCAGCGCGGCGACGAAGTGAAAGATATCGTCAATCTGGCAGGCGTCGCTGTCGTGGACGCACAGCAGGACTGA
- a CDS encoding cytochrome AA3 biosynthesis protein, whose protein sequence is MTTRFRQLLTATTALTFGLILLGVYTGAIGAGLTCGARWPLCDGWMGLFPANWASFVEWFHRLVAMITGFAIIGSTVAAWRGDYSSRIKYATAVATVVLPVQIFLGANTIVNFGALAQVLHHTAALAILTAMVAATAWSFDAPATTATADTAAESGTDTDATPSSD, encoded by the coding sequence ATGACCACCCGTTTCCGCCAGTTGCTCACGGCGACGACGGCGCTGACCTTCGGTCTCATCCTGCTCGGGGTGTACACCGGGGCCATCGGCGCCGGCCTGACCTGTGGCGCGCGCTGGCCGCTGTGTGACGGCTGGATGGGTCTGTTCCCGGCCAACTGGGCGAGCTTCGTCGAGTGGTTCCACCGACTGGTCGCGATGATTACCGGCTTCGCCATCATCGGCTCGACCGTCGCCGCCTGGCGCGGTGACTACTCCTCGCGCATCAAGTACGCCACCGCGGTCGCCACCGTGGTGCTGCCGGTCCAGATATTCCTCGGTGCGAACACCATCGTCAACTTCGGCGCCCTCGCACAGGTGCTCCACCACACCGCCGCGCTGGCAATCCTGACCGCGATGGTCGCCGCGACCGCGTGGTCGTTCGACGCGCCCGCGACCACTGCCACTGCCGACACGGCTGCCGAGTCGGGAACTGATACCGACGCGACGCCGAGTTCGGACTGA